GAGGCGGACAAAATCAAAGAAAAATGGCCCAGCATTCTGCCCCTGAAAGTCTCCAAATTCAGAAAAGACGTGGTGGAGACCATGGAGGAAATCAACGGATACCTGATTTCCTTCTTCCGCGGACAGATGCTGGTGAGCATCATTGAAGGCATTCTGATCGCCATCTGCCTGAAACTGCTCGGTCTGCCATACGCCATCACCATCGGCGCCGCGGTCTGCGTGCTGGGCATTGTTCCCTACCTGGGAATTATCACCGCCTTTATCCCTGCGGTGCTGCTGGCCTGGTTCACATGGGGAGATTTCCAGCACGTGCTGATTGTTTCCGGCATCTTCCTGGCCGTCAACCAATTTGACGGATGGGTCATTCAGCCGAAAATCGTGGGGGATTCCGTAGAACTCCACCCGCTCACGGTCATGTTTTCCGTGCTGATCTGGACGCTCATTCTGGGCGGCCTGGTCGGTGCCCTGCTGGCTGTCCCCCTGACGGCAGCCATCAAGGTCCTCTACAAGCGGTACATCTGGCAGAATGCCAGCATGCGCCCCATGACGGAACCCGTGCTTCCGCCGGAACAGCCCGGCGAACAGCCTCCGGACAATCCCGAAGGTCCGGCCCGCGCCTGAACAGCCGCATCCTTCCAACCTCCTTTTCCAGAAAATATCATCACACACCTGGCAACATGAATAAACCCGCATTACACCTGATGCTTGCCCTGGCAGCGGCGGCGGCCTGCCCGGCCGCAGTCACGCCCAAGGTCAAGCCTCCCAGAGCCATCGTCATGATTTACGCTGACGACCTTGGCTATGGAGACGTAGGCTGCTATGGAGCCAAAGGGATTCCCACCCCCTCTATCGACAGGCTTGCCGAGCAGGGCTGCCGCTTCACGGACGCCTATTCCACCACATCCGTCTGCACCCCTTCCCGCTATGCCCTGTTCACCGGGGAATACCCGTGGCGCAAGGAAGGCACGGGCATCCTGCCGGGAGACGCCGCCCTCATTATCGATACCAAGAAACCCACCCTGCCCAGGATGCTCCAATCCCACGGCTACAAAACCTACATGGTGGGCAAATGGCACCTGGGCCTGGGGGAAAAGGGGAAGAAAATTGACTGGAACAGGCATATCTCTCCCAGCCCGAACGAAATCGGATTTGACGAAAGCTTTATCTTCGCCGCTACGGGCGACCGCGTTCCCTGCGTGATTCTGGAAAACGGCAATGTCCGCAATCTGGACCCGAACGACCCCATTGAAGTATCCTACAAGCACAACTTCCCCGGGCTTCCCAATGGCAAGGACAATAAGGACCAGCTCAAACTCATGTGGAGCCACGGGCATAATCAGGCCATTATCAACGGAATTGGACGCATCGGCTTCATGAAGGGAGGAAAAAGCGCCTTGTGGAAGGATGAGGAAAACGCCGATGTAATTACGGATAAAGCTATTGAATACATCCAGAAGAGCGCCAAAGCCAAGGAACCGTTTTTCCTGATGTTCGCCACGCATGACATCCACGTGCCGCGCTGCCCGGAAAAACGCTTTGTAGGCAAAAGCCGGCACGGCGTGCGCGGTGACGTGACCGTGGAACTGGACGACTGCGTGCGCCGCATCACGGACGCTCTGCAACAGGCCGGTCTGGAAAAAGACGCCCTGGTGATCTTCTCCAGCGACAACGGCCCCGTGCTGGATGACGGCTACAGGGATTTCGCCGTCCGGGACAATGCCGCCCATTCCCCTGCCGGCCCCTTCCGCGCAGGCAAATACAGCATTCTGGAAGGAGGTTCCCGTATTCCGTTCATCGTCAAATGGCCCGGCGTGGTCTCCCCCGGAACCACAAGCAAAGCCCTGCTCAACCAGATGGATCTGGGAGCTTCCCTGGAACAACTGCTGGCCTCCGGCAAGGCCAATTCCTTCCGTGACTCTGAAAACGTGATGCCCGCCCTTCTGGGCAAATCCGCCAAGGGCCGTGACTACCACGTCATCAACAGCACCGGCAAGGCGTTGGCGATACGCCACGGCAAATGGAAGTTCATTCCCGCCGGCGTTGCCATCCGCGACGGCATCAACGGGGCCTCCGCGAAAATGAGCAAGTCCCCGGAAGGAGGAAGCCTCTTTGACCTGGAAAAAGACCCGAAGGAACTTGACAACGTAGCCGCCCGGCATCCGGACATTTGCGAGCAGATGAAAGCCAAGCTTGAGGAAATCCGCCAGAGACCCGAAACCAAGGCTGACCGGGAGGATCTGCTCCCCTTGGACGACTAACATCTATCCGAGCCAGACCATGAGAGAATCCGCCACATGCTCCCAATGCGGCCACGGGTACACCTACCCGGCCGGGATTGACGCCAAAACCGGCATGCGCTGCACGGCGTGCGGCGTTCTGATTCACGTCACAACGGGGCTTCCCTTCGGGGAAGCCCCCTCTTCACTATCCGGCCGCAAACCGGAAAACGCCATGAAAACGCAGTCCTCCCTGCCTCCCGTCAAGAAAAAGCGGCCGTCCTTCTCCGGACGCGATACTGACGAGCGCGGCATCCGGCAGGAACGTCTGCCGCAGCTGCCACCCGCTCCCCCCGGAGGCCGGATTCCCGCTGCATCATGGCTGGCGTGGGGGCTGTCCCTGATCGCGTTGATTCTGGCCTTTATCTTCCCCTCCTACGGGAACGGTTCCACAGATCCGCTGTACATGCTTCAACTCCTGCCCTCCATGATCTTCGGCTGCTCTGCGGCCATCCTTTTCATCCAGGGCCTGGCGGCCTTGCGCCGCTGAAAAGAGGCAACACCTCTGAAACCATCCGGCTCAATACATCAGCGCTCCATCCCTAAAACAGACTGCCGGACCCCATACCTCTTTCCGCAAAACCGGGCTTTTAGACTTGCCTGTCAAATTGACAGATTTTAAGTTACGTTCCGGTAAACGTTATGGAACGGGAAACAGAGGCAAAGGAAAACCTGTGGAGAACCAGACTGGATGCCGTCCTGATGCACAGAATATGGGGGTCCCTTATTTTCCTGGGCATTGTTTATATTATTTTCTTTCTGAGCTTCGCTATCGGGGATCCGCTGGTCAGGCTCATCCAGACGGGCACCCAGCTGTTCAGCGTCTGGGCCTGCCGCATGCTGGAACCGTGGCCCCGCCTGCAATCCCTGCTGGGGGAAGGCGTGGTAGGCGGCGTGGGCGGAGTACTGGCCTTTCTGCCCAACGTGGTTCTCCTCTTCGGGGCCATTACTGTGTTGGAAAACAGCGGATACATGATGAGGGTTTCCCGCCTGATGGGCCGCATCATGAAAATCATGGGATTGAACGGCAGCAGCTTTGCCCCCCTCCTGCTGGGATTCGGCTGCTCGGTTCCCGCCATCCTGTCCACCAGGAGAATTGAAACGCGCAGCGACCGTCTGGTCACCATCGCCGTGCTGCCCATGATGAGCTGTGCGGGCCGCCTGCCGATCTACATGATGTTCGTCTCCGCCCTGTTTCCCTCCCGCCTGCAGGCCCCCGTTCTGTTCGGGATTTACGCCAGCGGCGTCCTGCTGGCGCTGTGCTGCGCCCGGCTTCTGAAAAACACGCTTTTCAAGGCGCCCCAGAGGGATTCCCTCCACCACATGAAACGCCTGCGCCTCCCCTCCCTGCGGAAGGTGGGCATCTTGATGTGGTCGCGGGCCTTCATGTATGTCCGGAAAGCGGGCACCTTCATCCTTGGGGCCTCCATCATCCTGTGGTTCCTGAACACCTACCCCAGGCCGGAAGAAGACACGGCGCCGATAAACGCAGCGGCCATGGAACGTTCCTACGCCGGACAAATAGGCCATTGGATGGAACCCGTCACGCAGGTGGCCGGATTTGACTGGAAAATCAATTCCGCCCTGGTGGGAGCCTTTGCCGCCAAGGAAATCTTCGTCACCCAGATGGGCATCCTCTATGCGGTGGAAGACGGGAATTCGGGCCCGGCGGCCCAGCAGACATTGAACGCCCGCCTTAAAGCCAGCTACACCCCTCTCCAGGGCATCAGCATCATGATATTCTGCCTGATCGCCCTGCCCTGCATCGGCACCGTTACCGTCGCCAAAAGGGAAGCGGGCACCTGGTGGTTCGCTCTGGCGCAATTCGGCGGATTGACCCTCCTGGGTTTTGCAACGGCCACGCTGATCTACCAGACAGGGCTCCTTCTGTAAGGGCCAGCCATAAAAAACCGGGAGCAGGACGCGCCGCTGGAACCTTCCCTGTTTTTGCAAGTCGCCCGGGTATCCTTTTCCGTTTCTCCCCGGGAATCCCTCAGGCAGCCCCGCATTCCTCCGCGGGCCGGAAGGACGATATTCATTTCATCCCATAGCATGGCCGGCCTTTCCCCGGGTCCTTCTCCGTCAATCACCGTACCGTATTCTTTCCTGTCCGCGGCAGCGTCCTCAATGTGGAAGATAACGTGGCCGCCTTTGGGGGCTGGATTGACATTGGAGGCTTGCCTCCCCCCTGTCCTGTTGATGGTTGGCCTCGTCATCTCCTGCCGCTGCCAGCTTTCAGGCTCTTTAACCCCTAATTCACCCTATTTCAACTATACTGCCCCCTTTCATCATCACGGTTATCACTTCCACACATAAAAAAAACGGAGGGATTATTTTCCCTCCGGTTTGCGGATGCGATTGATGAAACCTCTTAAATGGTCTTAATCACGGAAGACTCGTCATCTTCCCTGTCCTCGGCAGAAGCGGCCTTCTTGGCGGGAAC
This region of Akkermansia muciniphila genomic DNA includes:
- a CDS encoding sulfatase family protein, whose protein sequence is MNKPALHLMLALAAAAACPAAVTPKVKPPRAIVMIYADDLGYGDVGCYGAKGIPTPSIDRLAEQGCRFTDAYSTTSVCTPSRYALFTGEYPWRKEGTGILPGDAALIIDTKKPTLPRMLQSHGYKTYMVGKWHLGLGEKGKKIDWNRHISPSPNEIGFDESFIFAATGDRVPCVILENGNVRNLDPNDPIEVSYKHNFPGLPNGKDNKDQLKLMWSHGHNQAIINGIGRIGFMKGGKSALWKDEENADVITDKAIEYIQKSAKAKEPFFLMFATHDIHVPRCPEKRFVGKSRHGVRGDVTVELDDCVRRITDALQQAGLEKDALVIFSSDNGPVLDDGYRDFAVRDNAAHSPAGPFRAGKYSILEGGSRIPFIVKWPGVVSPGTTSKALLNQMDLGASLEQLLASGKANSFRDSENVMPALLGKSAKGRDYHVINSTGKALAIRHGKWKFIPAGVAIRDGINGASAKMSKSPEGGSLFDLEKDPKELDNVAARHPDICEQMKAKLEEIRQRPETKADREDLLPLDD
- a CDS encoding ferrous iron transporter B, encoding MERETEAKENLWRTRLDAVLMHRIWGSLIFLGIVYIIFFLSFAIGDPLVRLIQTGTQLFSVWACRMLEPWPRLQSLLGEGVVGGVGGVLAFLPNVVLLFGAITVLENSGYMMRVSRLMGRIMKIMGLNGSSFAPLLLGFGCSVPAILSTRRIETRSDRLVTIAVLPMMSCAGRLPIYMMFVSALFPSRLQAPVLFGIYASGVLLALCCARLLKNTLFKAPQRDSLHHMKRLRLPSLRKVGILMWSRAFMYVRKAGTFILGASIILWFLNTYPRPEEDTAPINAAAMERSYAGQIGHWMEPVTQVAGFDWKINSALVGAFAAKEIFVTQMGILYAVEDGNSGPAAQQTLNARLKASYTPLQGISIMIFCLIALPCIGTVTVAKREAGTWWFALAQFGGLTLLGFATATLIYQTGLLL